The Nocardioides panzhihuensis genome has a segment encoding these proteins:
- a CDS encoding hydroxymethylglutaryl-CoA reductase, degradative codes for MTTSRIQGFRNLSVEERRSVVTQQTGVDAATLAAFDDGGFGIDAANHLSENVIGTFSLPIGIAANHTVNGRDVLVPMVTEEASVIAAASNGARMARTLGGFHTSSTGPIMQAQIQVVDVVDPHAARLRVLEARHELIELASAQDPKLAEVGGGVRDLTVRVVDFENEAYVVAHLVVDVRDAMGANAVNTMAEAVADRIAELAGGRVVLRILTNKADLRLARARAVLDAETLGGDQVVDDMVHAYKLAAGDPYRAATHNKGIMNGISAVVLATGNDTRAVEAGAHSHAVSAAGRYTSLSTYEKDADGNIVATLELPMPVGLVGGATKSHPGARAAVALTGATSAAELAELITAVGLAQNIAALRVLASEGVQRGHMSLHAKNIAIAVGAGPGEIGQVVERLIAEKAFRHDRAETVLAELRSGR; via the coding sequence GTGACCACCAGCCGCATCCAAGGCTTCCGCAACCTGAGCGTCGAGGAGCGCCGCTCCGTCGTGACCCAGCAGACCGGCGTCGACGCCGCCACGCTCGCTGCCTTCGACGACGGCGGCTTCGGGATCGATGCCGCCAACCACCTGAGCGAGAACGTCATCGGCACGTTCTCGCTGCCGATCGGCATCGCGGCCAACCACACGGTCAACGGACGTGACGTGCTCGTCCCGATGGTCACCGAGGAGGCGTCGGTGATCGCCGCCGCCAGCAACGGTGCACGGATGGCACGAACGCTGGGCGGCTTCCACACCTCGAGCACAGGTCCGATCATGCAAGCGCAGATCCAGGTGGTCGACGTCGTCGACCCCCACGCTGCGAGACTCCGCGTTCTCGAGGCCCGCCACGAGCTGATCGAGCTCGCCAGTGCCCAGGACCCCAAGCTCGCCGAGGTCGGCGGCGGTGTCCGCGACCTCACCGTGCGTGTCGTCGACTTCGAGAACGAGGCCTACGTGGTGGCTCACCTGGTCGTCGACGTGCGCGACGCGATGGGCGCCAACGCGGTCAACACGATGGCCGAAGCGGTGGCCGACCGGATAGCCGAGCTCGCCGGCGGACGCGTCGTCCTCAGGATCCTCACCAACAAGGCCGACCTCCGCCTGGCGCGTGCCCGCGCGGTGCTCGACGCCGAGACCCTCGGTGGAGATCAGGTCGTCGACGACATGGTCCACGCCTACAAGCTCGCGGCCGGTGACCCGTACCGCGCGGCCACTCACAACAAGGGCATCATGAACGGCATCTCCGCGGTGGTGCTCGCGACGGGCAACGACACCCGCGCCGTCGAGGCCGGGGCGCACTCCCATGCCGTCAGCGCCGCGGGCCGCTACACCTCGCTGTCGACCTACGAGAAGGACGCCGACGGCAACATCGTGGCGACCCTCGAGCTGCCCATGCCGGTCGGCCTCGTCGGGGGTGCGACCAAGTCCCACCCGGGCGCTCGCGCCGCGGTGGCGCTCACCGGTGCGACCTCTGCGGCGGAGCTCGCCGAGCTCATCACCGCTGTCGGGCTGGCACAGAACATCGCCGCGCTGCGGGTGCTCGCCAGCGAGGGCGTGCAACGCGGCCACATGTCGCTGCACGCCAAGAACATCGCCATCGCCGTGGGTGCCGGCCCCGGTGAGATCGGTCAGGTCGTAGAGCGACTGATCGCCGAGAAGGCCTTCCGTCACGACCGCGCCGAGACCGTGCTCGCTGAGCTGCGGAGCGGGCGATGA
- a CDS encoding PucR family transcriptional regulator, translated as MAFAHGLLAPLLAWDTSHRSALVRTLDAYLTHNASVTRAAAALFVHPNTVKQRLERIDQLLPGWRSQEASFRLGIALQLNRLSGSDTPEG; from the coding sequence CTGGCGTTCGCTCACGGGCTCCTCGCCCCGCTGCTGGCATGGGACACATCGCACCGTTCCGCCCTCGTCCGCACGCTCGACGCGTACCTGACCCACAACGCCAGCGTCACCCGGGCCGCGGCGGCGCTCTTCGTGCATCCGAACACCGTCAAGCAGCGTCTCGAGCGCATCGACCAGCTGTTGCCGGGTTGGCGGAGCCAGGAGGCCAGCTTCCGGCTGGGAATCGCGCTACAGCTCAACAGGCTGTCCGGATCGGACACTCCGGAAGGCTGA
- a CDS encoding GAF domain-containing protein codes for MTEQVRALADLVRADQPITPEALRQAAEGLEEETVRALLDVRARLDRLRARDRELSSLMASLRELVEVRDVQKLLQKLVDRAHELMGTDLTYLSEYDEATDELLVRANRGTISSNMRDLRVPAGIGLASKVVQTRTPQWTAAYDVAAFPHESEVTAAVEAEHMESILGVPLISSDRVLGVLFAADRSAHNFSTEQISLLTAFADQAAVILQSARLLAAERESAANAAAASAEAEQRASAMEASASLHERLTRLVLEGEGSSAIARILAESLGRPVAIADRDLAPLATSCEQAAGWWTAGRLSPEVSAAIEKSRGTARWVDVGTDVLGVVAAMAGRTLLGVLLVGGEHLDEVQRRTVERGAQSHALVTMQRDAIADAEERVRGELVGDLVSGRQSWNGLRHRASQRGVNLAGSWTPVVAAGWKQQRWSLVRALSGLDSGWLATQHDAGVVALVPGSPDARELLNESTRGLPGAAAPDWCLSAVRPGSRTFPARSPTSPRSRGCFPASASATPPSWDGTTRRTWHSSGRTASGRWRSLTGSSPRCWHGTHRTVPPSSARSTRT; via the coding sequence GTGACTGAGCAGGTGCGCGCGCTGGCCGACCTGGTTCGCGCCGACCAGCCGATCACACCCGAAGCGCTTCGGCAGGCCGCGGAAGGCCTCGAGGAGGAGACCGTCCGGGCGCTGCTGGACGTTCGGGCGCGGCTCGACCGGCTGCGTGCGCGAGACCGCGAGCTGTCCTCGCTGATGGCCAGTCTCCGCGAGCTCGTGGAGGTGCGTGACGTGCAGAAGCTCCTGCAGAAGCTCGTCGACCGCGCGCACGAGCTCATGGGCACCGACCTGACCTATCTGTCGGAGTACGACGAAGCGACGGACGAGCTGCTCGTGCGAGCCAACCGGGGCACGATCTCGTCCAACATGCGCGACCTGCGGGTCCCCGCAGGCATCGGCCTGGCCAGCAAGGTCGTGCAGACACGCACACCCCAGTGGACCGCGGCCTACGATGTCGCGGCCTTCCCACACGAGAGCGAGGTCACCGCGGCGGTCGAGGCCGAACACATGGAGTCGATCCTCGGGGTGCCGCTGATCTCCTCGGATCGCGTGCTCGGGGTGCTCTTCGCCGCCGACCGGTCCGCTCACAACTTCAGCACCGAGCAGATCTCCCTTCTCACGGCGTTCGCCGACCAGGCTGCGGTGATCCTGCAGTCGGCTCGGTTGTTGGCGGCCGAGCGTGAGTCGGCGGCCAACGCGGCTGCTGCCAGCGCCGAAGCAGAGCAGAGGGCTTCCGCGATGGAGGCGTCCGCCAGCCTCCACGAGCGTCTGACCCGGCTGGTGCTCGAAGGGGAGGGCTCGTCCGCCATCGCGAGAATCCTGGCAGAGTCCCTGGGGCGCCCGGTCGCGATCGCGGACCGAGACCTCGCACCGCTGGCGACGAGCTGCGAGCAGGCGGCGGGCTGGTGGACCGCCGGGCGGCTGAGCCCCGAGGTCAGCGCCGCGATCGAGAAGAGCCGGGGCACCGCGAGATGGGTCGACGTCGGCACCGACGTGCTCGGCGTGGTCGCCGCGATGGCCGGACGTACGTTGCTCGGCGTGCTTCTGGTGGGTGGAGAGCATCTCGACGAGGTCCAGCGTCGGACGGTCGAGCGCGGCGCCCAGAGCCACGCCTTGGTCACGATGCAGCGCGACGCGATCGCCGACGCCGAGGAACGAGTGCGCGGTGAGCTGGTCGGCGATCTCGTGTCCGGGCGCCAGAGCTGGAACGGCCTGCGCCACCGGGCTTCGCAGCGCGGTGTGAATCTTGCCGGGAGCTGGACGCCGGTGGTCGCCGCCGGCTGGAAGCAGCAGCGATGGAGTCTTGTTCGTGCCCTGTCCGGCCTCGACTCCGGGTGGCTCGCCACCCAGCACGACGCTGGCGTGGTCGCGCTGGTGCCAGGTTCACCCGACGCGCGGGAGCTGCTGAACGAGTCCACGCGCGGCTTGCCCGGAGCGGCGGCACCGGACTGGTGCTTGTCGGCAGTACGACCCGGATCGAGAACGTTCCCGGCGAGGTCACCGACCTCTCCACGCTCTCGCGGATGCTTCCCGGCATCGGCGTCAGCGACGCCGCCGTCCTGGGACGGGACTACGCGCCGTACCTGGCACTCTTCGGGCCGGACGGCGAGCGGGCGCTGGCGTTCGCTCACGGGCTCCTCGCCCCGCTGCTGGCATGGGACACATCGCACCGTTCCGCCCTCGTCCGCACGCTCGACGCGTACCTGA
- a CDS encoding OsmC family protein, translating into MAMIHEYAVSVEWTGNRGTGTSGYRDYSRDHVVRIEGLPDILGSADRTFRGDAGRHNPEQLLLTALAQCHMLSYLHQAVKVGVVVLDYQDAATATMETQGSGGRFIQAVLHPVVTVADAEMVEAATSAHHQAHLDCFIANSVSFPVVVEPTVHVG; encoded by the coding sequence ATGGCAATGATCCATGAGTACGCGGTCTCGGTGGAGTGGACGGGCAACCGTGGCACCGGAACGAGCGGCTACCGCGACTACAGCCGAGACCACGTCGTACGCATCGAAGGACTACCCGACATCCTCGGCTCCGCCGACCGGACCTTCCGCGGAGACGCCGGCCGGCACAACCCGGAGCAGCTGCTGCTGACAGCGCTGGCGCAGTGCCACATGCTGTCCTACCTGCACCAGGCGGTGAAGGTCGGTGTGGTCGTCCTCGACTACCAGGACGCCGCGACCGCCACCATGGAGACACAGGGGAGCGGCGGCCGGTTCATCCAGGCTGTGCTGCACCCCGTCGTCACCGTCGCGGACGCAGAGATGGTCGAGGCCGCGACCTCGGCGCATCACCAGGCCCACCTGGACTGCTTCATCGCCAACAGCGTGAGCTTCCCCGTCGTCGTCGAGCCGACCGTTCACGTTGGCTGA
- a CDS encoding alpha-glucosidase, protein MPATVTGSAGRTGPGWWRSAVVYQVYPRSFADANGDGVGDLRGIREHLDHLEWLGVDVLWISPVYPSPMADNGYDVSDYHDVDPTYGTLAELDELIAELHRRGMKLVMDLVANHTSDEHPWFVESSSSPENAKRDWYWWRDEPNNWGSFFSGPAWTYCEGRAAYYMHLFTKKQPDLNWENPEVRQAVYEIMRWWLDRGVDGFRMDVVNLISKDPELPDAPVMPGQRYGNMRESVLDGPRVHEFLAEMHREVFDRYDRDLLLVGETGETTVEEGRKYTDPARRELDMVLHYEHVEIDHGTFKWDVRPFDVGRLRDRLAAWQEGLADVGWNSLYWDNHDQPRIVSRYGDDGRWRTESAKLLATVLHLQRGTPFVYQGDEIGMTNHPFASIDEVDDVEAVNYYHEAVAAGLEPEDVMASLRAMCRDNGRTPMQWDDSPGAGFTTGTPWLAVNPNHTEINVAAQYDDPDSVLSHYRRLIRLRHEDPIVADGDFTLLSDSHPQVFAFRRRHESGQLVVLANFSGAEADLGELAEECRGELVIGSGGGPVLSPWEARVYRR, encoded by the coding sequence ATGCCCGCGACCGTGACCGGATCCGCTGGACGCACCGGCCCGGGATGGTGGCGCTCCGCCGTCGTCTACCAGGTCTATCCGCGCAGCTTCGCCGACGCGAACGGCGACGGCGTGGGCGATCTGCGCGGGATCAGGGAGCACCTCGACCACCTCGAGTGGCTCGGTGTCGACGTCCTGTGGATCTCCCCCGTCTACCCCTCGCCGATGGCCGACAACGGCTACGACGTCAGCGACTACCACGATGTCGACCCCACCTACGGCACGCTGGCGGAGCTCGACGAGCTGATCGCCGAGCTCCACCGCCGCGGAATGAAGCTGGTGATGGATCTCGTCGCGAACCACACCTCCGACGAGCATCCCTGGTTCGTGGAGTCCAGCTCGAGCCCCGAGAACGCCAAACGCGACTGGTACTGGTGGCGCGACGAGCCCAACAACTGGGGGTCGTTCTTCTCCGGTCCGGCGTGGACCTACTGCGAGGGCAGGGCCGCGTACTACATGCACCTGTTCACCAAGAAGCAGCCGGACCTGAACTGGGAGAACCCCGAGGTGAGGCAGGCGGTGTACGAGATCATGCGGTGGTGGCTGGACCGCGGTGTCGACGGCTTCCGCATGGACGTGGTGAACCTGATCTCGAAGGACCCCGAGCTGCCGGATGCGCCGGTCATGCCCGGGCAGCGCTACGGCAACATGCGCGAGTCGGTGCTCGACGGGCCACGCGTGCACGAGTTCCTCGCCGAGATGCACCGGGAGGTCTTCGACCGGTACGACCGCGACCTGCTGCTGGTCGGGGAGACCGGTGAGACGACGGTCGAGGAGGGACGGAAGTACACCGACCCGGCACGCCGCGAGCTCGACATGGTCCTCCACTACGAGCATGTCGAGATCGATCACGGCACCTTCAAGTGGGACGTACGCCCCTTCGACGTCGGTCGTCTGCGTGATCGGCTCGCGGCCTGGCAGGAGGGCCTGGCAGACGTGGGCTGGAACAGCCTCTACTGGGACAACCACGACCAGCCGAGGATCGTGTCGCGATACGGCGACGACGGCCGCTGGCGAACCGAGTCGGCCAAGCTGCTCGCGACCGTCCTGCACCTGCAGCGAGGCACGCCGTTCGTCTACCAGGGCGACGAGATCGGCATGACGAACCACCCGTTCGCCTCCATCGACGAGGTCGACGACGTGGAGGCGGTGAACTACTACCACGAAGCGGTCGCCGCGGGTCTCGAGCCCGAGGACGTGATGGCGTCGCTGCGGGCGATGTGCCGCGACAACGGGCGTACGCCGATGCAGTGGGACGACTCCCCCGGCGCCGGCTTCACCACCGGGACGCCGTGGCTCGCGGTGAACCCGAACCACACCGAGATCAACGTCGCGGCTCAGTACGACGACCCGGACTCGGTGCTCTCGCACTACCGGCGGCTGATCCGGTTGCGGCACGAGGACCCGATCGTCGCCGACGGCGACTTCACCCTGCTGTCCGACAGCCATCCTCAGGTCTTCGCCTTCCGCCGTCGTCACGAGAGCGGTCAGCTGGTCGTGCTCGCGAACTTCAGCGGAGCCGAGGCAGACCTGGGCGAGCTCGCCGAGGAGTGCCGCGGTGAGCTCGTGATCGGGAGCGGCGGCGGCCCGGTGCTCTCGCCGTGGGAGGCGCGGGTCTACCGGCGCTGA
- a CDS encoding alpha-amylase family glycosyl hydrolase: MSSPWWREAVTYQIYPRSFADADGDGTGDLAGITSRLDYLAALGGDAIWLSPFYPSPQIDYGYDVVDARGVDPLFGTLEDAEELLTRAHGLGLKVIIDLIPNHTSSSHPWFVDALAAGPGSPERDRYLFQDGRGPDGEEPPTNWRSVFGQVAWTRVEDGQWYLHMFDKEEPDLNWRNPEVAEEFRSVLRWWLDRGVDGFRVDVAHGLVKALRDQHVPAGESPNSDPAVMYDLGVDDDPMWDHPDVHEVYRDWHDLIASYPGERMLVAEAWTQGPADLRGYLRTDEFEQAFNFQWLQSPWSAVAFRDAIVTTLDALRPSRAWPTWVLSNHDAVRHRTRYGDGAQALARARAATLAMLALPGAAYLYQGEELGLPHVQLPPEQQQDPWAEGGNGRDGCRVPLPWSGDAPPFGFGPGDGQPWLPQPVQWTDLTVAAQTGRPGSTLEFYRSALTARRRLARGEDEEVRLLDAPEDVIAFHRGRLTVVLNCGAEPTPLPRGEVVICSGEPVSSELPPDTAVWLLSDG, from the coding sequence GTGAGTTCCCCGTGGTGGCGTGAGGCCGTGACCTACCAGATCTATCCGCGTTCGTTCGCCGATGCAGACGGGGACGGCACCGGCGACCTCGCCGGTATCACCTCACGGTTGGACTACCTGGCCGCTCTCGGCGGCGACGCGATCTGGCTCTCACCGTTCTATCCTTCGCCGCAGATCGACTACGGGTACGACGTCGTCGACGCCCGTGGGGTCGACCCCCTCTTCGGGACGCTCGAGGACGCCGAGGAGCTGCTCACCAGGGCGCATGGGCTGGGGCTGAAGGTGATCATCGACCTGATCCCCAACCACACCTCCTCGTCTCACCCATGGTTCGTCGACGCTCTCGCGGCCGGCCCCGGCTCGCCGGAGCGCGATCGCTACCTCTTCCAGGACGGTCGAGGACCCGACGGCGAGGAGCCGCCGACCAACTGGCGGTCCGTGTTCGGCCAGGTGGCATGGACGCGGGTCGAAGACGGGCAGTGGTACCTCCACATGTTCGACAAGGAGGAGCCCGACCTGAACTGGCGCAACCCGGAGGTGGCCGAGGAGTTCCGTTCGGTGCTGAGGTGGTGGCTGGACCGGGGCGTCGACGGGTTCCGCGTCGACGTCGCCCACGGCTTGGTCAAAGCGCTGCGTGACCAGCACGTCCCCGCCGGCGAGTCGCCCAACTCCGACCCGGCGGTGATGTACGACCTCGGCGTCGACGACGACCCGATGTGGGACCATCCCGACGTCCACGAGGTCTACCGGGACTGGCACGACCTCATCGCCTCCTATCCCGGAGAGCGGATGCTCGTCGCTGAGGCGTGGACCCAGGGCCCGGCGGACCTACGCGGCTATCTGCGCACCGACGAGTTCGAGCAGGCGTTCAACTTCCAGTGGCTGCAGTCGCCATGGTCGGCGGTCGCGTTCCGCGACGCGATCGTGACCACCCTGGATGCGCTGCGGCCCTCCCGAGCGTGGCCGACGTGGGTCCTCTCCAACCACGATGCGGTACGCCACCGGACGCGCTACGGCGACGGGGCCCAGGCGCTCGCCCGCGCTCGCGCGGCGACCCTGGCGATGCTGGCGCTGCCGGGGGCGGCGTACCTCTATCAGGGCGAGGAGCTCGGGCTGCCCCATGTGCAGCTACCCCCGGAGCAGCAGCAGGACCCATGGGCAGAGGGCGGGAACGGCCGCGACGGCTGCCGGGTGCCGTTGCCCTGGAGCGGAGACGCGCCGCCCTTCGGCTTCGGGCCCGGCGATGGACAGCCCTGGCTGCCGCAGCCGGTCCAGTGGACGGACCTGACCGTGGCGGCGCAGACAGGTCGGCCCGGCTCGACCCTGGAGTTCTACCGGTCTGCGCTCACGGCCCGTCGTCGCCTCGCGCGTGGCGAGGACGAGGAGGTGAGGCTGCTCGATGCGCCCGAGGACGTCATCGCCTTTCACCGCGGCCGGCTGACCGTCGTCCTCAACTGCGGCGCGGAGCCCACGCCGCTGCCTCGCGGGGAGGTCGTGATCTGCAGCGGCGAGCCGGTCAGCTCCGAGCTCCCGCCGGACACCGCGGTCTGGTTGCTCAGCGACGGGTGA
- a CDS encoding MFS transporter has protein sequence MTDSASDPAPLRLGTARGRWVLATTVLGSGLAMLDSTVVNVALGRIGEDLDAGFSGLQWTVNAYTLSLAALILLGGSLGDRFGRRRIFLIGVVWFAVASLLCGLAPDIQVLIAARGLQGVGGALLTPGSLAIIAASFHGEDRSAAVGAWSGLSGIAAAIGPLVGGWLVEINWRLVFLINVPVAVLIVIVAARHVPESRDPDAAGRLDLTGTVLAATGLGALTFGLTRAGEVGFVGSVAVTVAAGVVSLVAFVVVEARSAHPLVPLGLFRNPQFSAANAVTLLVYAPLGVIFVLLVLQLQVVSGWSPLAAGSALLPVTVVMLLFSSRAGALAQRIGPRLPMTLGPLLAAGGALWMGRIGPEAAYAVDVLPPVLLFAIGLTLLVSPLTATVLDAADDRHVGIASGVNNAVARTAGLLAVAVVPAAVGIAGDDYTNPQTFDDGYGAAMLLNAGLLILGAVLAAVFVRRPLAAEPEPDPEEHRVHIETCAHCGVTGTQLHPADHDR, from the coding sequence ATGACGGACTCTGCGAGCGACCCGGCTCCTCTCCGGCTGGGCACCGCCCGCGGCCGGTGGGTGCTCGCGACGACGGTGCTGGGCTCCGGGCTGGCGATGCTCGACTCGACGGTCGTCAACGTCGCCCTCGGCCGGATCGGGGAGGACCTCGACGCGGGCTTCTCCGGCCTGCAGTGGACGGTCAACGCCTACACGCTGAGCCTCGCGGCACTGATCCTCCTCGGTGGTTCCCTCGGCGACCGCTTCGGTCGGCGGCGGATCTTCCTCATCGGCGTGGTGTGGTTCGCTGTCGCGTCGCTGCTGTGCGGGCTGGCTCCCGACATCCAGGTGCTGATCGCCGCGCGTGGTCTGCAGGGAGTCGGAGGTGCCCTGCTGACACCGGGGAGCCTGGCGATCATCGCCGCCTCGTTCCACGGCGAGGACCGGTCCGCGGCCGTGGGTGCCTGGTCAGGTCTGAGCGGCATCGCTGCCGCGATCGGACCGCTCGTCGGCGGCTGGCTGGTCGAGATCAACTGGCGGCTGGTCTTCCTCATCAACGTCCCCGTCGCGGTGCTCATCGTCATCGTCGCCGCTCGCCACGTCCCGGAGAGCCGGGACCCGGACGCCGCCGGCCGGCTCGACCTCACCGGCACGGTGCTGGCCGCGACCGGGCTCGGCGCTCTCACCTTCGGGCTGACTCGGGCGGGCGAGGTCGGCTTCGTCGGCTCGGTGGCGGTGACCGTCGCAGCCGGAGTCGTCTCCCTGGTCGCCTTCGTGGTCGTCGAGGCCCGCTCGGCCCATCCGCTGGTTCCGCTCGGGTTGTTCCGCAACCCCCAGTTCAGCGCGGCGAACGCCGTCACCCTGCTCGTGTACGCGCCACTCGGCGTGATCTTCGTGCTGCTGGTCCTCCAGCTCCAGGTCGTCAGCGGCTGGTCGCCTCTCGCCGCCGGCTCGGCGCTGCTGCCGGTGACCGTGGTGATGCTGCTCTTCTCGTCCCGTGCGGGTGCGCTGGCGCAACGCATCGGTCCGCGCCTGCCGATGACCCTCGGGCCGCTGCTGGCGGCCGGCGGCGCACTCTGGATGGGGCGGATCGGGCCGGAGGCGGCGTACGCCGTCGACGTGCTGCCACCCGTCCTGCTGTTCGCCATCGGACTCACGCTGCTGGTCTCGCCGCTGACCGCCACCGTGCTCGACGCCGCTGACGACCGGCACGTCGGCATCGCCTCGGGCGTCAACAACGCGGTCGCCCGGACCGCCGGGCTGCTGGCCGTCGCCGTCGTCCCGGCGGCGGTCGGGATCGCGGGCGACGACTACACGAACCCGCAGACCTTCGACGACGGCTACGGCGCGGCGATGCTCCTCAACGCCGGTCTGCTGATCCTCGGCGCGGTGCTCGCCGCGGTGTTCGTACGCCGCCCGCTCGCCGCCGAACCCGAGCCTGATCCCGAGGAGCACCGAGTGCACATCGAGACCTGTGCGCACTGCGGTGTCACCGGGACCCAGCTGCACCCGGCCGACCACGACCGCTGA
- a CDS encoding potassium channel family protein has protein sequence MNVLSRAWSRPFWVFGGLLLAYYAFPLRWTESVVAVGTNLLVTVGALALVGTVMVRELDSVRRGLPGRSVRVLAMLLILLVMAASLTFFLLDQNRPDEIVGLDTRTDALYFTLSTMTTVGYGDVHAEGQIARALVCAMIIFNVVVVASLIRAQSRPAPD, from the coding sequence ATGAATGTGCTGTCCAGGGCCTGGTCGCGTCCGTTCTGGGTCTTCGGCGGCCTGCTGCTCGCCTACTACGCGTTCCCGTTGAGGTGGACGGAATCGGTGGTGGCGGTCGGCACGAACCTGCTCGTGACGGTGGGCGCGCTCGCACTCGTCGGGACGGTGATGGTCAGAGAGCTCGACTCCGTCCGTAGGGGCTTGCCCGGACGAAGCGTGCGAGTGCTGGCCATGCTGCTGATCCTGCTGGTGATGGCGGCATCGCTGACCTTCTTCCTGCTCGACCAGAATCGTCCCGACGAGATCGTCGGCCTGGATACACGGACAGACGCTCTCTACTTCACCTTGAGCACGATGACGACGGTCGGGTACGGCGATGTCCACGCCGAGGGGCAGATCGCCCGGGCGTTGGTGTGCGCGATGATCATCTTCAACGTCGTGGTGGTGGCGTCGCTCATCCGCGCCCAGAGTCGGCCCGCGCCCGACTAG
- a CDS encoding CaiB/BaiF CoA transferase family protein — protein sequence MRGQLDDIVVLDLSRALAGPHAAMMMGDLGARVIKVEAPGHGDDTRGWGPPFVGQEGQREATYFLSANRNKESITLDLKDPDDKDVLLRLADRADVLIENFRTGVLERLGLGVDDLQARNPRLVVLSITGFGHDGPEGGRSGYDQIAQGEAGLMSLTGSGPDDPQRVGTPIADLLAGMYGAYGVLAALHERERTGRGTVVRTSLLSAVVGVHGFQGTRWTVAGEVGRSQGNHHPSISPYGLFRCADGTVQIAVGSEGLWRRFCTAFDISPDREGMATNPERAANREKVVELVETLFAPWPAEELLAKLAEAGVPAGKVRSLDEVYAWEQTASQGLLIDVDHATLGHLTLPGPPLRFFTEGAEVTPTEHAAPPTLDQHGGDLRAWVADG from the coding sequence ATGCGTGGACAGCTCGACGACATCGTCGTCCTCGACCTCTCCCGTGCTCTGGCCGGGCCGCACGCCGCGATGATGATGGGCGACCTCGGTGCTCGCGTCATCAAGGTGGAGGCGCCCGGTCACGGCGACGACACCCGGGGCTGGGGCCCGCCGTTCGTGGGCCAGGAGGGGCAGCGGGAGGCGACGTACTTCCTCTCGGCCAACCGCAACAAGGAGTCGATCACCCTCGACCTCAAGGACCCCGACGACAAGGACGTCCTGCTGCGCCTGGCCGACCGGGCCGACGTGCTCATCGAGAACTTCCGCACCGGCGTCCTGGAGCGGCTCGGGCTCGGCGTCGACGACCTCCAGGCCCGCAACCCTCGTCTCGTCGTGCTCTCGATCACCGGGTTCGGCCACGACGGCCCCGAGGGAGGGCGGTCCGGCTATGACCAGATCGCGCAGGGCGAGGCCGGCCTGATGTCGCTCACCGGCTCGGGCCCCGACGACCCCCAGCGGGTGGGTACGCCGATCGCCGACCTGCTGGCCGGGATGTACGGCGCCTACGGCGTGCTCGCCGCACTGCACGAGCGGGAGCGCACCGGCCGCGGGACCGTCGTACGTACCTCGTTGCTCTCCGCGGTCGTCGGTGTCCACGGTTTCCAGGGAACTCGCTGGACTGTCGCCGGCGAGGTCGGCCGCTCGCAGGGCAACCATCACCCGAGCATCTCGCCGTACGGCCTGTTCCGCTGTGCCGACGGCACCGTGCAGATCGCGGTCGGGAGCGAGGGGCTGTGGCGGCGGTTCTGCACCGCCTTCGACATCTCACCGGACCGTGAGGGAATGGCGACCAATCCCGAGCGCGCCGCCAACCGCGAGAAGGTCGTCGAGCTCGTCGAGACGCTCTTCGCGCCGTGGCCTGCCGAAGAGCTGCTCGCCAAGCTCGCCGAGGCCGGCGTCCCGGCCGGCAAGGTGCGCTCCCTGGACGAGGTCTACGCCTGGGAGCAGACCGCCAGCCAGGGCCTGCTGATCGACGTCGACCACGCCACCCTCGGTCACCTGACCCTCCCCGGGCCGCCGCTGCGGTTCTTCACCGAGGGCGCCGAGGTGACGCCCACCGAACACGCCGCGCCGCCCACCCTCGACCAGCACGGCGGAGACCTGCGAGCGTGGGTCGCGGACGGCTGA